A part of Capsicum annuum cultivar UCD-10X-F1 chromosome 6, UCD10Xv1.1, whole genome shotgun sequence genomic DNA contains:
- the LOC107875905 gene encoding probable boron transporter 2 isoform X2: MEETFVPLRGIKNDLKGRLLCYKQDWTGGLRAGIRILAPTTYIFFASAIPVISFGEQLERSTDGSLTAVQTLASTALCGVIHSILGGQPLLILGVAEPTVLMYTFMFNFAKDRKDLGPNLFLAWTGWVCVWTAFLLFLLAVLGACSIINRFTRLAGELFGMLIAMLFMQEAIKGLVEEFGIPQRENPHQAALSPSWRFGNGMFALVLSFGLLLTSLRSRKARSWRYGTGWLRGFIADYGVPLMVLVWTAVSYIPARDVPRGIPRRLFSPNPWSPGAYSNWTVIKEMMHVPPLYIVGAFIPATMIAVLYYFDHSVASQLSQQKEFNLKKPSSYHYDLLLLGFLVIICGLLGIPPSNGVIPQSPMHTKSLATLKHQLLRNKLVSTARKSIDKNANLGQLYRNMQEAYNEMQTPLVYQTPSGLGLKELKETTVQRASSTGYIDAPVDETVFDVDKDIDELLPVEVKEQRLSNLLQALMVGACVAAMPILKRIPSSVLWGYFAFMAIESLPGNQFWERILLLFTAPSRRYKVLEDNHATFVETVPFKTIAWFTLFQTVYLLLCFGITWIPIAGVLFPLLIMLLVPVRQYLLPKFFKGEHLQDLDAAEYEEAPAIAYNMSYGDQDPQARPTCIDSCEILDDIITRSRGEIRRSCSPRVNSSTPTSLEEIKSVHSPQLSQRAYSPRVNILRGERSPRFNGKGLEIKQTPSPQPSKLGHNGRGPSST, encoded by the exons ATGGAAGAAACATTTGTTCCACTCCGTGGAATCAAGAATGATCTCAAGGGAAGACTGTTATGCTACAAGCAAGATTGGACTGGTGGTCTCCGTGCTGGTATCAG GATCCTGGCTCCAACGACCTACATTTTCTTTGCATCAGCCATTCCTGTTATTTCTTTCGGGGAGCAACTCGAAAGAAGCACGG ATGGAAGTTTAACTGCGGTGCAGACTCTTGCTTCGACAGCACTTTGTGGTGTGATCCATTCCATTCTTGGTGGACAGCCACTCCTTATACTAGGAGTAGCTGAGCCAACTGTCTTGATGTACACATTTATGTTCAACTTTGCAAAAGATCGGAAGGATTTGGGTCCAAATCTCTTTCTAGCCTGGACAGGATG GGTTTGTGTTTGGACAGCCTTTCTGCTTTTCTTGCTAGCAGTTCTGGGCGCGTGCTCCATAATAAACAGATTTACACGTCTGGCTGGCGAATTATTTGGCATGCTCATCGCAATGCTCTTTATGCAGGAGGCCATTAAG GGTTTGGTGGAGGAGTTTGGAATACCCCAGAGAGAGAATCCTCATCAGGCTGCATTATCACCTTCTTGGCGCTTTGGAAATGGAATGTTTGCACTGGTTTTGTCGTTCGGCCTTCTTCTTACCTCATTGAGGAGCCGTAAAGCTAGGTCCTGGCGCTATGGAACAG GCTGGTTGCGAGGATTTATTGCTGACTATGGCGTCCCACTAATGGTGCTTGTTTGGACGGCTGTATCATACATACCAGCCCGTGATGTTCCACGAGGGATACCCCGGAGGCTTTTCAGCCCCAATCCATGGTCACCTGGAGCTTACTCAAATTGGACAGTTATCAAG GAAATGATGCATGTTCCTCCTCTATATATTGTCGGAGCATTTATTCCAGCCACAATGATTGCAGTCCTTTACTATTTTGATCACAGTGTTGCATCTCAACTTTCCCAACAAAAAGAGTTCAATCTAAAGAAACCTTCCTCGTATCATTATGACCTCCTTCTTTTAGGCTTCTTG GTCATAATATGTGGTCTTCTTGGCATTCCTCCTTCAAATGGAGTCATTCCACAATCTCCAATGCATACGAAAAGCTTGGCGACTCTGAAACATCAG CTTTTACGGAATAAACTTGTGTCAACAGCGAGAAAAAGCATTGATAAAAATGCAAATCTTGGCCAATTATATAGGAACATGCAGGAAGCTTACAATGAGATGCAGACTCCCCTTGTCTATCAAACTCCTTCTGGCCTG GGGTTGAAAGAGCTAAAGGAGACCACAGTTCAACGGGCATCGAGTACCGGGTACATAGATGCACCGGTCGATGAGACAGTATTTGATGTGGATAAGGATATTGATGAGCTCTTACCAGTAGAAGTCAAAGAACAGCGTTTGAGTAATCTCCTTCAGGCGTTAATGGTTGGTGCTTGTGTGGCTGCTATGCCTATCTTGAAAAGGATTCCTTCTTCTGTTCTCTGGGGATACTTTGCTTTCATGGCGATAGAGAGCTTGCCGGGAAATCAGTTTTGGGAGAGGATATTATTGCTTTTCACTGCACCAAGTAGAAGATACAA GGTCTTGGAAGATAATCATGCAACATTTGTTGAGACGGTACCTTTCAAGACAATTGCCTGGTTCACcttgtttcagacagtttatttgcTCCTATGTTTCGGCATAACGTGGATACCAATAGCTGGCGTTCTTTTCCCATTGTTGATCATGCTTCTTGTCCCAGTGCGCCAGTATTTGCTTCCCAAGTTTTTCAAAGGAGAACATTTACAAGATCTAGATGCTGCAGAATACGAAGAAGCCCCTGCAATAGCATACAACATGTCTTATGGA GATCAAGATCCTCAGGCAAGACCTACCTGCATTGATAGTTGTGAAATTCTTGATGATATAATCACAAGAAGCCGCGGGGAGATCCGGCGTTCATGCAGCCCAAGAGTAAATAGCTCAACTCCCACCTCACTTGAGGAAATCAAGTCAGTGCACAGCCCACAGCTATCTCAAAGGGCTTACAGTCCAAGAGTCAATATACTAAGAGGAGAAAGGAGCCCCAGATTCAACGGCAAGGGGCTTGAAATAAAGCAAACTCCCAGCCCTCAGCCATCTAAACTTGGTCACAATGGTCGTGGTCCGTCTTCTACCTAG
- the LOC107875905 gene encoding probable boron transporter 2 isoform X1, with translation MEETFVPLRGIKNDLKGRLLCYKQDWTGGLRAGIRILAPTTYIFFASAIPVISFGEQLERSTDGSLTAVQTLASTALCGVIHSILGGQPLLILGVAEPTVLMYTFMFNFAKDRKDLGPNLFLAWTGWVCVWTAFLLFLLAVLGACSIINRFTRLAGELFGMLIAMLFMQEAIKGLVEEFGIPQRENPHQAALSPSWRFGNGMFALVLSFGLLLTSLRSRKARSWRYGTGWLRGFIADYGVPLMVLVWTAVSYIPARDVPRGIPRRLFSPNPWSPGAYSNWTVIKEMMHVPPLYIVGAFIPATMIAVLYYFDHSVASQLSQQKEFNLKKPSSYHYDLLLLGFLVIICGLLGIPPSNGVIPQSPMHTKSLATLKHQLLRNKLVSTARKSIDKNANLGQLYRNMQEAYNEMQTPLVYQTPSGLCSFKQGLKELKETTVQRASSTGYIDAPVDETVFDVDKDIDELLPVEVKEQRLSNLLQALMVGACVAAMPILKRIPSSVLWGYFAFMAIESLPGNQFWERILLLFTAPSRRYKVLEDNHATFVETVPFKTIAWFTLFQTVYLLLCFGITWIPIAGVLFPLLIMLLVPVRQYLLPKFFKGEHLQDLDAAEYEEAPAIAYNMSYGDQDPQARPTCIDSCEILDDIITRSRGEIRRSCSPRVNSSTPTSLEEIKSVHSPQLSQRAYSPRVNILRGERSPRFNGKGLEIKQTPSPQPSKLGHNGRGPSST, from the exons ATGGAAGAAACATTTGTTCCACTCCGTGGAATCAAGAATGATCTCAAGGGAAGACTGTTATGCTACAAGCAAGATTGGACTGGTGGTCTCCGTGCTGGTATCAG GATCCTGGCTCCAACGACCTACATTTTCTTTGCATCAGCCATTCCTGTTATTTCTTTCGGGGAGCAACTCGAAAGAAGCACGG ATGGAAGTTTAACTGCGGTGCAGACTCTTGCTTCGACAGCACTTTGTGGTGTGATCCATTCCATTCTTGGTGGACAGCCACTCCTTATACTAGGAGTAGCTGAGCCAACTGTCTTGATGTACACATTTATGTTCAACTTTGCAAAAGATCGGAAGGATTTGGGTCCAAATCTCTTTCTAGCCTGGACAGGATG GGTTTGTGTTTGGACAGCCTTTCTGCTTTTCTTGCTAGCAGTTCTGGGCGCGTGCTCCATAATAAACAGATTTACACGTCTGGCTGGCGAATTATTTGGCATGCTCATCGCAATGCTCTTTATGCAGGAGGCCATTAAG GGTTTGGTGGAGGAGTTTGGAATACCCCAGAGAGAGAATCCTCATCAGGCTGCATTATCACCTTCTTGGCGCTTTGGAAATGGAATGTTTGCACTGGTTTTGTCGTTCGGCCTTCTTCTTACCTCATTGAGGAGCCGTAAAGCTAGGTCCTGGCGCTATGGAACAG GCTGGTTGCGAGGATTTATTGCTGACTATGGCGTCCCACTAATGGTGCTTGTTTGGACGGCTGTATCATACATACCAGCCCGTGATGTTCCACGAGGGATACCCCGGAGGCTTTTCAGCCCCAATCCATGGTCACCTGGAGCTTACTCAAATTGGACAGTTATCAAG GAAATGATGCATGTTCCTCCTCTATATATTGTCGGAGCATTTATTCCAGCCACAATGATTGCAGTCCTTTACTATTTTGATCACAGTGTTGCATCTCAACTTTCCCAACAAAAAGAGTTCAATCTAAAGAAACCTTCCTCGTATCATTATGACCTCCTTCTTTTAGGCTTCTTG GTCATAATATGTGGTCTTCTTGGCATTCCTCCTTCAAATGGAGTCATTCCACAATCTCCAATGCATACGAAAAGCTTGGCGACTCTGAAACATCAG CTTTTACGGAATAAACTTGTGTCAACAGCGAGAAAAAGCATTGATAAAAATGCAAATCTTGGCCAATTATATAGGAACATGCAGGAAGCTTACAATGAGATGCAGACTCCCCTTGTCTATCAAACTCCTTCTGGCCTG TGTTCCTTCAAACAGGGGTTGAAAGAGCTAAAGGAGACCACAGTTCAACGGGCATCGAGTACCGGGTACATAGATGCACCGGTCGATGAGACAGTATTTGATGTGGATAAGGATATTGATGAGCTCTTACCAGTAGAAGTCAAAGAACAGCGTTTGAGTAATCTCCTTCAGGCGTTAATGGTTGGTGCTTGTGTGGCTGCTATGCCTATCTTGAAAAGGATTCCTTCTTCTGTTCTCTGGGGATACTTTGCTTTCATGGCGATAGAGAGCTTGCCGGGAAATCAGTTTTGGGAGAGGATATTATTGCTTTTCACTGCACCAAGTAGAAGATACAA GGTCTTGGAAGATAATCATGCAACATTTGTTGAGACGGTACCTTTCAAGACAATTGCCTGGTTCACcttgtttcagacagtttatttgcTCCTATGTTTCGGCATAACGTGGATACCAATAGCTGGCGTTCTTTTCCCATTGTTGATCATGCTTCTTGTCCCAGTGCGCCAGTATTTGCTTCCCAAGTTTTTCAAAGGAGAACATTTACAAGATCTAGATGCTGCAGAATACGAAGAAGCCCCTGCAATAGCATACAACATGTCTTATGGA GATCAAGATCCTCAGGCAAGACCTACCTGCATTGATAGTTGTGAAATTCTTGATGATATAATCACAAGAAGCCGCGGGGAGATCCGGCGTTCATGCAGCCCAAGAGTAAATAGCTCAACTCCCACCTCACTTGAGGAAATCAAGTCAGTGCACAGCCCACAGCTATCTCAAAGGGCTTACAGTCCAAGAGTCAATATACTAAGAGGAGAAAGGAGCCCCAGATTCAACGGCAAGGGGCTTGAAATAAAGCAAACTCCCAGCCCTCAGCCATCTAAACTTGGTCACAATGGTCGTGGTCCGTCTTCTACCTAG